In a single window of the Allobranchiibius huperziae genome:
- a CDS encoding MraY family glycosyltransferase, translating into MREYLLVAVVAGVVTYLTTPAIRWLAVRFGAVTPVRGRDVHSVPIPRLGGVGMLLGFAAAVLIASRLRHASSLLHGANHQVLAVLIAAAFITAVGAIDDFRELDPLTKFAGQLIAAGVMAFGGVQLSALPTGDSYTILPQPILILLTFVIVIAMTNAVNFADGLDGLAAGFVAIAAVAFFLWAYQVAHVYLNPSDSVFSASAFVSAVTAGCCLGFLPHNFFPARLFMGDAGALLLGLLLSASTITFTGALQPSQVKSQSAAFWVPIALPVAILALPVLDVILAVRRRGLRFWKPDRGHLHHKMLDIGHSHRRAVLLLYLWSASLALGVLMFTYVSTAWALSALVVLIAISAGLTRWLPRWKRGRSL; encoded by the coding sequence GTCGCGGTCGTCGCCGGGGTCGTCACCTACCTGACGACACCGGCGATCCGCTGGCTGGCGGTGCGGTTCGGAGCCGTCACCCCGGTACGCGGGCGTGATGTGCACTCGGTGCCGATCCCGCGACTAGGCGGGGTCGGGATGCTCCTCGGTTTCGCGGCCGCGGTGCTCATCGCGAGTCGGCTGCGCCACGCGTCGAGCCTTCTGCACGGCGCGAACCATCAGGTGTTGGCCGTCCTCATCGCGGCCGCGTTCATCACCGCGGTGGGTGCCATCGACGACTTCCGCGAGCTGGACCCGTTGACCAAGTTCGCCGGGCAGCTGATCGCCGCGGGGGTGATGGCGTTCGGAGGCGTGCAGCTGTCCGCGCTGCCGACCGGCGATTCCTACACGATCCTGCCGCAGCCGATCCTCATCCTGCTCACCTTCGTGATCGTCATCGCGATGACCAACGCGGTGAACTTCGCCGACGGGCTGGACGGGTTGGCCGCGGGATTCGTGGCCATCGCAGCGGTCGCGTTCTTCCTGTGGGCCTATCAAGTCGCGCACGTCTACCTGAACCCCTCCGACAGCGTCTTCAGCGCCTCGGCCTTCGTCTCGGCGGTGACGGCGGGGTGCTGCCTCGGCTTCCTGCCGCACAACTTCTTCCCGGCGCGCCTCTTCATGGGGGATGCCGGTGCCTTGCTGCTCGGGCTGCTGCTGTCGGCCTCGACCATCACGTTCACCGGGGCCCTGCAGCCCAGTCAGGTGAAGTCGCAGTCGGCGGCGTTCTGGGTGCCGATCGCCCTCCCGGTGGCGATCCTCGCCCTGCCGGTCCTGGATGTGATCCTCGCGGTGCGCCGACGGGGACTGCGGTTCTGGAAGCCGGACCGCGGGCACCTGCATCACAAGATGCTCGACATCGGCCACTCCCACCGCCGCGCCGTGCTGCTGCTCTACCTCTGGTCGGCCTCGCTCGCACTCGGGGTGCTGATGTTCACGTACGTGTCGACCGCGTGGGCGTTGTCGGCCCTCGTCGTCCTCATCGCGATCAGCGCGGGACTGACCCGTTGGCTCCCGAGGTGGAAGCGCGGCAGGAGCTTGTGA
- the atpB gene encoding F0F1 ATP synthase subunit A, with product MSATLAAAAAPHAAVVADGGFKAPGVADLWQPLVGNGAFAFTRPALVLLLSVGLLGWFFVAVSRKLEVVPSKRQFKAELVYGFVRDTIGRDVIGSKDFRRFLPLLFTLFTVILVNNLAGIIPFVQFPTFSRIAFPVVAALIVYVCYHVVGVRAKGGVWPYLKSIMPPGIPGWIGWFVYILELVTFFITRPLTLALRLFGNMLAGHLLLLVFTVGGEYMLLHGGNIGIRGAGVVSFLFTIVMTLFELVIEFLQAFIFTMLAAIYIAGALAEEH from the coding sequence GTGAGCGCGACACTCGCTGCCGCGGCCGCCCCCCACGCAGCGGTCGTCGCAGACGGCGGGTTCAAGGCTCCCGGCGTCGCCGACCTCTGGCAGCCGCTCGTCGGCAACGGCGCGTTCGCTTTCACCCGCCCCGCCCTGGTCCTCCTCCTCTCGGTGGGCCTGCTCGGCTGGTTCTTCGTCGCCGTCAGCCGCAAGCTGGAGGTCGTCCCGAGCAAGCGGCAGTTCAAGGCCGAACTGGTCTACGGGTTCGTGCGCGACACCATCGGTCGCGACGTCATCGGCAGCAAGGACTTCCGGCGCTTCCTGCCTCTGCTGTTCACTCTCTTCACCGTCATCCTGGTCAACAATCTGGCGGGAATCATCCCGTTCGTGCAGTTCCCGACGTTCAGCCGCATCGCATTCCCCGTCGTGGCCGCACTCATCGTCTATGTCTGCTACCACGTGGTGGGTGTCCGTGCGAAGGGCGGTGTATGGCCCTACCTGAAGTCGATCATGCCGCCGGGAATCCCAGGGTGGATCGGCTGGTTCGTCTACATCCTGGAACTGGTGACGTTCTTCATCACCCGACCACTGACTCTCGCTCTGCGACTCTTCGGCAACATGCTGGCCGGTCACCTGCTGCTGCTGGTGTTCACCGTCGGCGGGGAGTACATGCTGCTGCACGGAGGCAACATCGGCATCCGGGGCGCCGGCGTGGTGTCCTTCCTCTTCACCATCGTGATGACGCTCTTCGAGCTGGTCATCGAATTCCTGCAGGCCTTCATCTTCACCATGCTGGCGGCCATCTACATCGCCGGCGCACTGGCCGAAGAGCACTGA
- the atpE gene encoding ATP synthase F0 subunit C encodes MKGSLSIVGYGLSAIGPGIGIGLIFAAYINGVARQPEVRGQLQTIAFIGFALAEALALLGLVFGFVFT; translated from the coding sequence ATGAAGGGCAGTCTCTCGATCGTCGGCTACGGCCTCTCCGCGATCGGCCCCGGGATCGGCATCGGCCTGATCTTCGCGGCATACATCAACGGTGTCGCCCGTCAGCCGGAGGTCCGCGGTCAGCTGCAGACCATCGCCTTCATCGGCTTCGCACTGGCCGAGGCGCTCGCCCTGCTCGGTCTGGTCTTCGGCTTCGTCTTCACCTGA
- a CDS encoding F0F1 ATP synthase subunit B — MHIPTQVTAESPWAEAGHVIIPHYAELIIGIIAFAVIYALYAKFVVPRLEQMYDERTAAIEGGMAQAEEAQAQAAAAKEKYEEQLTHARAEASRIREEAKAQGATIIAEAREQAGTEAERIVASAHKQTEAERQQASVQLRNEVGTISTNLASRIVGESLDDETRRRGIVDRFLADLESGDVRPEKVGSTGTSDAEAGN, encoded by the coding sequence GTGCACATACCAACGCAGGTCACTGCGGAGAGCCCATGGGCCGAAGCCGGTCACGTGATCATTCCGCACTACGCGGAGTTGATCATCGGGATCATCGCGTTCGCGGTCATCTACGCCCTCTACGCCAAGTTCGTCGTGCCGCGTCTGGAGCAGATGTACGACGAGCGCACCGCCGCGATCGAGGGCGGGATGGCACAGGCCGAGGAAGCGCAGGCCCAGGCCGCCGCTGCCAAGGAGAAGTACGAGGAGCAGCTGACCCACGCTCGTGCGGAGGCCTCGCGCATCCGCGAAGAGGCCAAGGCGCAGGGCGCGACGATCATCGCCGAGGCCCGGGAGCAGGCAGGCACGGAGGCCGAGCGGATCGTGGCCTCTGCGCACAAGCAGACCGAGGCCGAGCGTCAGCAGGCGTCGGTGCAGTTGCGCAACGAGGTCGGGACCATCTCGACCAACCTTGCCAGCCGCATCGTCGGTGAGTCCCTCGACGACGAGACCCGTCGCCGCGGGATCGTCGACCGCTTCCTGGCGGACCTGGAGTCCGGCGACGTCAGGCCGGAGAAGGTCGGGTCCACCGGCACGTCGGACGCCGAGGCGGGCAACTGA